DNA from Geobacter sulfurreducens PCA:
GGATAACAGAGCTCCCTCTCCCGTCCTGTCGCTATCTGTTCTGTTCGTCCTCATAACGGGAATCAATGCTCAAAGTCGATGGACAGGTGCCGGGAACTGTATTTTTTTCTTAACAACCGTTGGATTTTAGGATAAAAAGTACCATTTTGGACTACATACCCACCACGAAAAGAGGATAGTATCTATGTACACTGTCGCCGATCTGAAAAAGGGGCTCAAGCTTACCCTCGACGGAGCCCCCTACCTGGTCATTGCGTTCGAGTTCTCCAAGCCGGGCAAGGGCCAGGCCCTCTATCGCACCAAGATGCGGAACATGATTACCGGCGTCATTCTCGACCGCACCTATCGCTCCGGGGAAACCTTCGAGCCGGCACGCCTCGAAGAGCGCCGGATGCAGTACCTGTACAAGGAAGACACCCACTACACCTTCATGGACAACCAGACTTTCGAGCAGGTTCAGATGGACGAAGATGCCGTTGGCGATGCAAAAAACTTCCTCATCGACAATCTTGAAGTGGATATCCTCCTCTTCGGCGAGAAAGCCATCGGCGTAACGCTTCCCAACTTCGTCAATCTCCGCGTTGTCCAGACCGATCCGTGGGTCAAGGGCGACACCTCGGGCAGCGATTCCAAGCCCGCCACCGTTGAGACGGGCTACATCCTCCGCGTTCCCCCGTTCATCGAGGAGGGCGAGATGATTGTCATCGATACCCGTTCCGGTGAATATTCAACACGGGTCAAAGGATAGACTCCATGACCGGTAACTGGAACCTGGCCCGCAGGCGCTCCGCGCTCTGGGCCAGGGCCCGCATCCTTGCAGAAATCAGACGTTTTTTTGTTGAAGGGGGGTATCTCGAAGTCGAGACCCCCCTTCGCATTCCGGCACCTGCGCCCGAGTCCCACATCGATCCGGTGCCGTCCGGTCCGTGGTTCCTTCAGACTTCGCCCGAACTGTGCATGAAACGGTTGGTGGCAGCAGGGTACGAGAGGGTTTTCCAGATTTCGCGGTGTTGGCGCGATGGCGAACGGGGAAACATGCACCTGCCCGAGTTCACTATGCTCGAATGGTATCGGGCCGGAACAGACTACCGTGGGCTCATGAATGAGTGCGAAGAACTCGTCGGCGCCGTGGCTGCAGCCCTCGGCATGGGGGAAGTGCTGAACGTCAAGGGAAGAAACATCCGTCTGGGAGCCCCGTGGGAGCG
Protein-coding regions in this window:
- the efp gene encoding elongation factor P, which codes for MYTVADLKKGLKLTLDGAPYLVIAFEFSKPGKGQALYRTKMRNMITGVILDRTYRSGETFEPARLEERRMQYLYKEDTHYTFMDNQTFEQVQMDEDAVGDAKNFLIDNLEVDILLFGEKAIGVTLPNFVNLRVVQTDPWVKGDTSGSDSKPATVETGYILRVPPFIEEGEMIVIDTRSGEYSTRVKG